A region of uncultured Desulfobacter sp. DNA encodes the following proteins:
- a CDS encoding metallophosphoesterase, which yields MEKQEFYKDKLINLFESDGRWLKIPGNKGKCVILSDLHNDRDTLNIVVDRFLTNAEGVKIIFCGDYVDRSPSSWLINPTATIDSLLKLKIQYPDRIFLLMGNHDLNPSKHKKFMPCEFWCSLSKQDSHFYTEILESLPIVASTENGVIMTHAVLPSSPAFFDDFNLTGIALQELLWSDYSERQPANIRAVQKQKSYGDFKRSMDAFKCNVLIKGHNPYAPLKMFDNRCITLNATRIYDNVCGRHIAVMNLSKSVNSANDIKLIDLQSNSFS from the coding sequence TTACAAAGACAAGCTTATTAATTTATTTGAATCTGATGGCAGATGGTTAAAAATTCCGGGGAACAAGGGGAAATGTGTGATTTTATCCGATCTTCACAATGATAGGGATACTTTGAATATCGTTGTTGACAGGTTTCTTACAAATGCAGAAGGTGTAAAAATTATTTTTTGCGGCGATTATGTAGATAGAAGCCCCTCTTCATGGCTAATAAACCCAACAGCAACCATAGATTCCCTTTTGAAACTAAAAATTCAATATCCAGATCGAATTTTTCTGTTAATGGGTAACCACGACCTTAATCCATCGAAGCATAAAAAATTTATGCCTTGTGAATTTTGGTGTTCATTATCTAAACAGGATAGTCACTTTTACACTGAGATACTTGAATCTTTGCCTATAGTAGCAAGCACAGAAAATGGTGTCATAATGACCCATGCGGTATTACCGTCTTCGCCTGCTTTTTTTGACGATTTTAATCTGACGGGTATCGCATTACAGGAACTTTTATGGAGTGATTATTCTGAAAGACAGCCTGCGAATATTAGAGCCGTACAAAAACAAAAGAGCTATGGTGATTTCAAGCGATCTATGGACGCTTTTAAATGTAATGTTTTAATTAAAGGCCATAACCCCTATGCCCCTTTAAAAATGTTTGACAACAGGTGCATAACACTAAATGCGACCCGCATCTATGACAATGTTTGTGGCCGCCATATTGCCGTTATGAATTTAAGCAAATCGGTAAATAGTGCTAATGATATAAAATTGATAGATTTGCAATCAAATTCTTTTAGTTAG